A genomic window from Agrobacterium tumefaciens includes:
- a CDS encoding glycosyltransferase family 4 protein has protein sequence MSDTNKKMRVFFDISSLVAYVAKIDRYSGIQRVLVNIVAEIKKYAVDAEFYFCFHEGVTRKYVSLPFSYFNMENFDDPATLRAALKMPKVSTAADISVISRYNSNILKFYFHRTKLDFLAMLGSKHSFLRHNITPERWLEMRFPRDRKSRKSAMKKSFLAICQPGDVLVNLDSSWLDLHERTFAAAKEKGVICYTLVYDLIPILLPQTTNGMMPLIFHKWLANSVEYTTKYLCISNATKKDLQIFLAKSGCRHEIDVLPLAQQGIDRKVTPEAAGPMSVKVNKNAYPWLYEVAEISDHVRNVATIPYVLCAGTIEARKNVWRIAQSWQRLLEDGDYDLPRLVFAGRKGWHIRAFEDFLNATGNLNGWIQIIEAPSDSELAFLYRNCKFSIMASLYEGWGLPVGEALSYGKTAVVSNNSSLPEVGGDHVEYCDATSIESIAAACGRLIKNPARIEELEDGIASAKLRTWAEVASDLLSILGLLTDTPAEQNNALQN, from the coding sequence ATGTCAGATACTAATAAAAAAATGCGCGTGTTTTTCGACATATCGAGTCTCGTAGCTTACGTTGCTAAAATAGACAGATATTCCGGAATCCAGCGCGTCCTTGTAAATATAGTTGCGGAAATTAAAAAATATGCAGTCGATGCCGAGTTTTATTTTTGCTTTCATGAGGGCGTGACCAGAAAGTATGTCTCTCTGCCGTTTTCATATTTTAACATGGAGAATTTTGACGACCCCGCAACGCTTCGGGCAGCTCTCAAAATGCCGAAAGTAAGTACAGCGGCGGATATCTCTGTGATATCAAGGTATAATTCAAATATACTAAAGTTCTACTTCCATAGAACGAAGCTAGATTTCTTGGCGATGCTTGGTTCAAAACATTCTTTTTTGAGGCACAATATTACACCTGAACGTTGGCTGGAGATGCGTTTCCCACGAGACAGGAAGTCGCGGAAGAGCGCAATGAAAAAAAGCTTTTTGGCAATCTGCCAACCAGGTGATGTATTGGTCAATCTCGATAGCTCTTGGTTAGATCTGCACGAAAGGACCTTCGCTGCTGCGAAGGAAAAGGGTGTGATCTGTTACACTCTCGTTTACGATCTTATTCCTATTTTGTTGCCACAAACTACGAATGGTATGATGCCGCTGATTTTTCATAAGTGGCTAGCTAACAGCGTGGAGTATACGACGAAGTATCTCTGTATCAGTAATGCGACAAAGAAAGATTTGCAGATCTTTTTAGCTAAGAGCGGTTGTAGGCACGAAATCGATGTTTTGCCATTGGCTCAGCAGGGAATAGATAGAAAAGTGACTCCCGAAGCAGCGGGTCCGATGTCTGTTAAAGTCAACAAGAACGCATATCCGTGGCTTTACGAGGTCGCCGAGATTTCGGATCATGTGCGCAACGTGGCCACGATTCCCTACGTACTGTGCGCCGGAACAATTGAGGCCCGTAAGAACGTTTGGCGCATTGCACAGAGTTGGCAGCGCTTGCTTGAGGACGGGGACTATGACCTTCCGCGACTTGTATTTGCTGGAAGAAAGGGTTGGCATATTCGCGCATTTGAAGACTTCTTGAATGCTACAGGCAATCTTAACGGCTGGATCCAGATTATAGAAGCGCCTAGTGATAGTGAGTTGGCGTTTCTGTACAGGAATTGTAAATTCTCGATTATGGCAAGTCTTTATGAGGGGTGGGGATTGCCAGTGGGGGAGGCGCTCTCGTATGGAAAAACTGCGGTTGTCTCGAATAATAGTTCGCTCCCTGAGGTTGGCGGGGATCATGTTGAATATTGTGACGCGACCTCAATCGAAAGTATTGCTGCGGCTTGTGGCCGTCTCATCAAAAACCCAGCGCGTATCGAAGAGTTGGAAGATGGCATAGCCTCTGCGAAATTGCGAACGTGGGCCGAGGTGGCTTCTGATTTGCTCAGTATTCTAGGTTTACTGACCGATACGCCCGCTGAGCAAAATAATGCTTTACAGAATTGA
- a CDS encoding IS3 family transposase, with amino-acid sequence MYSYADRLRAVELYIRLGKRLNATIRQLGYPTKNALRGWYREYLQHLDLRTQPVARAPKYSQAQRQAALEHFRTHDRCISATMRALGYPGRGTLTAWVREAFPEARTSMVGRSWHPGYSEEVRQAGVIGLCSGDESAQQVADRLGVSRPTLYSWKDQLLGHEAPSSMKRRKSNPKVPEREELERQLEALQRDVRQLQLEHDLLKKANELLKKDLGVDLQILSNREKTQLIDALKEVYRLPELLAQLRIARSSYFYHRARMCLADKYAAVRHSLAEIFEANRRCYGYRRLQASLARQSVIISEKVVQRLMKQEQLVVAKPRRRRFGSYLGEISPAPENLINRDFHAKAPNVKWLTDITEFQIPAGKVYLSPIIDCFDGMVISWSIGTQPDAGLVNTMLDAAIGTVANGEERPIIHSDRGAHYRWPGWLTRISEARLVRSMSRKGCSQDNAACEGFFGRLKTELFYPRDWKVITIEQFVAEVDAYIRWYNETRIKISLGSLSPVEYRKSLGLSI; translated from the coding sequence ATGTATTCCTACGCAGACAGACTTCGAGCGGTTGAGCTCTATATCCGGCTTGGCAAGCGGCTTAACGCGACCATTCGCCAGCTGGGATATCCCACCAAGAATGCGCTGAGGGGCTGGTACCGCGAGTACCTACAGCATCTCGACCTGCGTACTCAGCCGGTAGCGCGAGCGCCAAAATATTCACAGGCTCAGAGGCAGGCGGCACTTGAGCACTTTCGCACCCATGATCGTTGCATCTCTGCGACGATGAGGGCGCTCGGCTATCCCGGTCGAGGAACTCTAACCGCATGGGTTCGTGAGGCGTTTCCGGAGGCGCGGACATCGATGGTCGGTCGATCGTGGCACCCTGGCTATTCCGAAGAGGTCCGGCAAGCGGGGGTCATCGGATTATGCAGTGGAGATGAAAGCGCTCAACAGGTGGCTGACCGACTGGGCGTCTCAAGGCCGACATTGTACAGCTGGAAAGATCAGCTACTCGGTCACGAGGCCCCCTCATCCATGAAACGCCGCAAATCCAACCCCAAGGTGCCTGAACGTGAAGAGCTCGAGCGCCAACTTGAAGCCCTCCAGCGTGATGTCCGCCAGTTACAACTCGAGCATGATCTCCTGAAGAAGGCAAACGAACTCCTAAAAAAAGACCTGGGCGTCGATCTGCAGATCCTGAGTAATCGGGAGAAGACCCAGCTGATTGACGCCCTTAAGGAAGTTTATCGCTTGCCAGAGCTGCTTGCCCAGCTTCGAATTGCCCGCAGCTCCTACTTCTACCATCGCGCTCGCATGTGCCTGGCAGACAAGTATGCCGCCGTCCGCCACAGCCTAGCGGAGATCTTTGAAGCGAACCGGCGTTGCTACGGTTATCGACGTCTGCAGGCGTCGCTGGCCAGACAAAGCGTGATAATCTCGGAAAAGGTTGTCCAGCGATTGATGAAGCAGGAGCAGTTGGTCGTTGCCAAGCCGCGTCGACGGCGGTTTGGATCCTATCTGGGAGAGATCAGTCCAGCGCCCGAGAACCTGATCAATCGCGACTTTCATGCAAAAGCGCCGAACGTGAAGTGGCTGACAGATATTACTGAGTTCCAGATCCCAGCTGGCAAAGTTTACCTTTCGCCCATCATCGACTGCTTTGACGGCATGGTCATCAGCTGGTCCATCGGAACCCAACCAGATGCGGGTCTCGTCAACACAATGCTGGATGCAGCCATCGGAACCGTCGCCAACGGCGAGGAACGGCCAATCATCCATTCTGATCGCGGAGCTCATTATCGATGGCCCGGCTGGTTAACCCGTATCAGCGAAGCAAGACTGGTTCGCTCGATGTCTCGAAAGGGTTGCTCGCAAGACAACGCCGCGTGCGAAGGGTTCTTCGGTCGGTTGAAAACCGAGCTCTTCTATCCACGAGACTGGAAGGTCATCACGATCGAGCAGTTCGTGGCAGAGGTGGACGCCTACATCCGATGGTACAATGAAACGCGCATCAAAATATCACTGGGATCACTCAGCCCGGTCGAATATCGTAAGAGCCTCGGCCTGAGCATTTAA